One window of the Mixophyes fleayi isolate aMixFle1 chromosome 6, aMixFle1.hap1, whole genome shotgun sequence genome contains the following:
- the CHST3 gene encoding carbohydrate sulfotransferase 3 yields the protein MDRVQNLLMDLRDVLRTIRMKAKYALLLVFVVVLVIIEKENKIISKVSDKLNLKQMQQNIFEVNSTDSNIAYSENGSLLSLSELDSAFSQFRKQLANVTLQFGGRNPFVAELPKTPRRHILLMATTRTGSSFVGEFFNQQGNIFYLFEPLWHIERTVSFESIGANAVGSAIVYRDVLQQLLLCDLYILENFISPIPENHLTRFMFRRGSSKSLCEDPVCTPFLKKVFEKYHCKNRRCGPLNMTLAMEACLNKEHIAVKAVRIRQLEFLRTLVEDPRLDMRIIQLVRDPRAVLASRMVAFSGKYESWKKWALEGAAPIHEDEVQKLRGNCENIRLSAELGLRQPEWLRGRYMLIRYEDIARFPLQKAKEMYKFAGITLTPQVEEWITKNTQASQDSNGIYSTQKNSSEQFEKWRFSIPFKLAQVVQDVCEPAMKLFGYKLAGDIETLTNRSISLLEERVNFWVT from the exons ATGGATAGAGTACAGAATCTGCTCATGGACCTCAGAGATGTTCTGAGGACGATCAGGATGAAGGCCAAATATGCTCTCCTTTTGGTTTTTGTGGTGGTTCTGGTCATCATTGAGAAGGAAAACAAGATCATCTCAAA aGTGTCGGACAAACTTAACCTGAAGCAGATGCAGCAAAACATATTTGAGGTCAACAGCACAGACTCCAATATTGCATATTCAGAGAATGGTTCCTTGCTGTCCCTTAGTGAGTTGGACTCTGCCTTCTCTCAGTTTAGGAAACAATTGGCGAATGTCACGCTACAATTTGGAGGAAGAAACCCATTTGTCGCAGAGCTTCCAAAAACTCCTCGAAGACATATACTTCTGATGGCCACTACACGCACAGGCTCGTCTTTTGTTGGAGAGTTCTTTAACCAGCAGGgaaatatcttttatttgtttGAGCCACTTTGGCATATTGAAAGAACGGTGTCATTTGAGTCTATCGGCGCCAATGCAGTCGGTTCAGCAATTGTTTACAGAGATGTTCTTCAGCAACTTCTCCTTTGTGATCTTTACATCCTGGAAAACTTTATTTCGCCAATTCCTGAAAACCACCTTACCAGGTTCATGTTCCGTAGGGGCTCCAGCAAGTCTTTATGTGAAGACCCGGTGTGTACTCCCTTTTTGAAAAAAGTATTTGAGAAGTACCATTGCAAGAATCGCCGATGTGGTCCTCTTAACATGACACTGGCAATGGAGGCGTGCTTGAATAAAGAGCATATCGCTGTTAAAGCAGTACGTATCAGACAGTTGGAGTTCCTACGTACTCTAGTAGAAGACCCACGCCTTGACATGAGGATCATACAACTAGTGCGTGACCCACGTGCTGTTCTGGCATCACGCATGGTAGCATTCTCTGGCAAATATGAATCATGGAAAAAGTGGGCGTTGGAGGGTGCAGCCCCCATACATGAAGATGAGGTCCAAAAATTGAGGGGTAACTGTGAGAACAtccgtttgtctgcagagctAGGATTGAGACAACCAGAGTGGCTCCGAGGACGTTACATGCTGATACGATATGAAGACATTGCTAGGTTCCCTCTTCAAAAGgccaaagaaatgtacaagtttGCTGGGATTACACTTACACCACAGGTAGAGGAGTGGATTACCAAGAACACCCAAGCTTCCCAAGACAGTAATGGCATCTACTCTACGCAAAAGAACTCATCAGAACAGTTTGAGAAGTGGCGTTTCAGCATACCCTTCAAATTAGCCCAGGTGGTTCAGGATGTCTGTGAACCAGCAATGAAACTCTTTGGCTATAAGTTGGCAGGTGACATAGAAACGCTTACAAATCGATCCATCAGCTTGTTAGAAGAAAGAGTTAATTTTTGGGTGACGTAG